One segment of Gadus chalcogrammus isolate NIFS_2021 chromosome 8, NIFS_Gcha_1.0, whole genome shotgun sequence DNA contains the following:
- the kdsr gene encoding 3-ketodihydrosphingosine reductase, which translates to MSSEELSSSITDWFFFNSWWLLLPFVMLLVIAAFIVAFVLLLYMISPLISPKPFKLNGAHVVVTGGSSGIGKSIAMECYRQGAFITLVARDETKLVLAKKEVEKCAINDKQVVLCISVDVSSDYGQVENVIKQAQEKLGPVDMLVNCAGTSIAGKFEEVDMDRFKKMMEVNFLGSVYPTRAVITTMKERRMGRIMFVSSQAGQIGLFGYTAYSPSKFALRGLAESLQMEMKPYNIYVTVAYPPDTDTPGFVEENKTKPLETRLISETAAVCQPDQVAKIFVKDTVQGNFNSSVGPDGYMLSALTCGMSPVTSITEGLQQIVTMGLFRTIALFYLCSFDSIVRRCMIQREQAKAADKRE; encoded by the exons ATGTCCTCAGAAGAGTTGAGCTCATCGATCACAGATTGGTTCTTTTTCAATTCCTGGTGGCTCCTTCTGCCATTCGTGATGCTTCTTGTCATCGCTGCCTTCATCGTCGCCTTTGTGTTGCTCCTGTACATGATATCGCCTCTTATTAGCCCCAAACCTTTTAAACTCAACGGGGCCCATGTCGTG GTAACTGGAGGATCGAGTGGGATTGGGAAGTCCATCGCTATGGAATGCTACAGGCAGGGAGCCTTCATCACATTGGTGGCCCGAGACGAG ACTAAACTGGTTCTGGCGAAGAAAGAGGTGGAGAAATGTGCTATCAATGACAAACAG GTGGTGCTCTGCATATCAGTGGACGTCTCCAGTGATTATGGTCAAGTGGAGAATGTGATAAAACAG GCCCAAGAAAAGCTAGGCCCTGTGGATATGCTGGTGAACTGTGCCGGAACATCCATAGCGGGAAAGTTTGAGGAGGTGGATATGGATCGCTTCAAA AAGATGATGGAGGTCAACTTTCTGGGCAGCGTGTATCCCACCCGGGCGGTCATCACCACCATGAAGGAGCGTCGGATGGGCCGCATCATGTTTGTCTCCTCTCAGGCCGGGCAGATCGGCCTGTTTGGCTACACTGCCTACTCCCCGTCTAAATTCGCCCTCCGCGGTCTGGCAGAGTCCCTGCAGATGGAG ATGAAGCCTTACAACATCTACGTGACCGTGGCCTACCCCCCAGACACGGACACACCAGGATTCGTCGAGGAGAATAAAACAAAG CCTTTGGAGACCAGGCTGATCTCGGAGACGGCCGCTGTTTGTCAGCCGGACCAAGTGGCCAAGATCTTCGTGAAGGACACCGTG CAGGGGAACTTCAACAGCTCCGTGGGCCCAGACGGATACATGCTCTCGGCCCTGACCTGCGGGATGTCCCCCGTCACCTCCATCACGGAGGGCCTCCAGCAG ATCGTGACCATGGGGCTGTTCCGGACCATCGCGCTCTTCTACCTGTGCAGCTTCGATAGCATCGTGCGCCGCTGCATGATCCAGCGGGAGCAGGCCAAGGCGGCCGACAAGAGGGAGTAA